TGGGACACATTGTTATAACTATTGATCTACACCATTTTAAATCAACACTTATGTAAGTTTAGACCCAATGAAacagaactgaatttactttaatttACATGTACACAATTTAACCTTACACCTGAAATGTTTTCTGTCTTAAATGTTGATGATGAATTTAGTGTAACACTATTAGATAAAGGTAATACAACATGGACATTCTTGAATAAGCTGTAAAACTTAAAAATGTTGAAAGCTATACACTGACACTTATCTGATATGAAGAACCACTTTTGAAGAATGTATTTAAGAATGAAATATTTATGCATTATGTTCTTGATGATGGCTTGTAAGTGGAAGATATTACCATGTCATGTACATAACAACTACATTTGAAGTAAACTATTAATATATTTAGTGGCCAGTTTATCATGTAAGCTTTGGCTCTACGTGACCTACATGCAACCCCACAGTGAAAACAAAATATTCTAGATGTTAAGaacctatatgtatatataatgtAGTTCTGCCATATACTTATACCATCTGATAACATAACTTACCTGACAGTTTTGAATTTTGATTTAGAAGATGTTCTAAACTGTAAAACTTTGAATCACACATCTATTGTTTAATATTCTACACATGCCATAGTTGCATTATGACTGAATGATAGAGATAACATGGTGTTTCAGAGAAAAACAAAAGTTTGAAAAGACTCAAAGAGAAGGGACATGCCTTCTGATGACATGTCGAATACGAGTTCCATTCTACTAATGATCCTGTGGGGAAAAAGGACATAGAGGAAacaaatttgtaaaatgaagtaacttTCAATCATTTATGTAACGATATTGTGTATATACTTCTTAAATGCTTCTTTATCTGACATATCCATGGAATGTGCTTAGTTGATAATACTTACCAGCATTTTGCAAAACAAGCAGATGCAGACACCAGACCTCTTGTATAATACAACCCAGTtctggtgtgaactcaagaacatcctgcagaagcctttttagggaactagggatactaactactgcttcccaatatatttattccttaatgaaatttgtcattaaaatatatcacttttttcaaaccaacagctcaattcatggaatactagaaataagaataatcttcacaaggatttaaagtcacttagtcttgtataaaaaggtgtgcattattcaggaacacacattttcaataacttgccagaagccataaaaagcttaacaaccaatgaaattcagtttaagagaagcctaaatgatttattggtggccaactccttctactccattgatgaatttctcagtaaaaccaactgatagattagattagattagatttactttcattccaattgatccgtagtgaggaggtcctccaggatgtggaacatgtcagaaaaacaacaatacatgacaaatatttacaactaaaacaaataagctaatgtaccattccacaggtcccaagtggaatgatcgtcattttttaatgaacactaagagtcattttacaaatactattgcactgaatttaaaataaaaaagttttttatttatttataaggtaagaaacatgtaatacaactactgtaatacttatttacaatgaacacattactgcactgaaatggtgcagaagttagattatacttacacacttacacacacacaagcacacacacacacacacacacacacacacacacacacaaattttcagtgaacacattactgcactgaaattgtgcagaagttatgttgtacttatatacaaatcagttggttttcctaagaaattcatcaatggagtagaaggagttggccaccaataaatcctttaggcttctcttaaactgaatttcattggttgttaagctttttatggctgctggcaagttattgaaaatgtgtgttcctgaataatgcacacctttttgtacaagactaagtgactttaaatccttgtgaagattattcttatttctagtattgataccatgaattgagctgttggtttgaaaaagtgatatatttttaatgacaaatttcattaaggaataaatatattgggaagctgtagttagtatccctagttccctaaacaggcttctgcaggatgttcttgagttcacaccacatataattcttactgcacgtttttgtgcccggaaaactttagcttggcttgatgaattaccccagaaaataatcccatatgacattatggaatgaaagtaagcatagtatgccagctttttcatttttatatcccctatgtctgacaaaattcgcattgcaaacagagatttgttaagacgcttcagcagttctgtggtgtgctcctcccagttgaatttattatcaagctgtaatcccaagaatttaacaccgtccacttcttctatcttcttgtcatcatatgttagacatatactcttgggacaccccttacaagttctgaactgcatgtagtgtgttttttcaaagtttagtgacaaagaattggctaggaaccagtgattaatgtccacaaatattttattggctgatctttctaagactatacttgatttgctatttattgcaatgtttgtatcatcagcaaacaaaacaaacttggcatctggtaatgttactgatgaaagatcattgatatacacaagaaaaagcaagggccccaaaatggaaccttgtgggaccccacatgtaattagttcccagttggatgatgcctgatagcttgatacatgtctctttcctaataacaccctttgtttcctgccagagatataagatttgaaccattttgcagcatttcctgttacactataatattctagtttacttaaaaggatattgtgatttacacagtcaaatgcctttgacagatcacaaaatatacctgtTGCCTACAATGTGTACaaaataacttctgcacaatttcagagcagtaatgtgttcattgtaaatgtatttgtgtgtgtgtgtgtgtgtgtgtgtaagtataatctaatttctgcaccatttcagtgcagtaatgtgttcattgtaaataagtattgtagtagttgtattacaggtttattaccttataaataaatttaaaaaattcagtgccttagcatttgtaaaatgactctttcacatagtgttcattaaaaaatgacgatcattccacttggggcctgtggaatggtacattagcttatttgtttcagttgtaaatatttgtcacgtattgttgtttttctgatatgttctacatcctggaggacctcctcactatggatcaactgGAATGAAGTAAAtctaatctttaaaaaaaaaaaaaaaaaaaaaaaaaaaaaaatcatgaagagGCAGTCGTCTAAAAATGTTACTGTTCCTCTTCTTACACTATTCAGCTGCTGTTTTTATCTAACTTCTCCAACAAAGCATCTATGTAACTTAACACAAATCACCATGAGATGAGTGTATAAAAATGGTTAAGTGAAAACCTATTTAATACAAACATTAAAGTTAAGTAGAATTTTCATCACGGTATCATTCTGATATGTTATAACAATAATTGATAAGGTGGTCTACAAAGaatattagatagatttaattacTGTCTTGCTGAAGAGGCTATAATGACATAATTCTCAAGAGATTTAGAAGAACCCCAAGACATGTAACACTGGAAAACTCTCAAAGACATTAAAAAGTTATCAAgtcaaacatatatatacaaaacGAGTTTTTGACAGTGTAGCTATGAGCATTAATGTTGCTTATAAATGGATAGAACAAAACACTTTAATATACTTTCCTTCAACATCTGTGGAGgctaaagtgaaaaaaattatgaacattggTCACATAGGTCAAATTTCCCACTTGACATAAGTGAGCTGCACTAACTAAAGAATAGAGGTATCAGTAAAATGATACATGTAATGTGTGGATTAGTAGTGTTTGCAGCTGAAAAACTTATTGGTAACATAAATAATTTCTGCTAGCATTGGAATTGTGTCATAATCTTATTGTCACAAATATGGCAGATTTTTTTAATTATCAAGCGTTTGCAAATTGGTAAGTAATTTACAGTGCCTGCTACAGTAAAAAATACAGCCATGGCTTTTATGTATGCATGTGTGATGGAAATAGACACAAAAAGTCTTGAAATTTCACAATTCACATAATTAAAagtattctgggagtgttacatatatttaaaaatttgttttgcttaaAATTAATGACACTGAAACGCTTATTTTCTTTGCACTTGAAATATACTGTGATGGCACTGAATACAACACGATATAACCAGAAATATAGCAACCAATTTTTagattgcaataaatagtaaacacTGTAATACTCATGTTCAGCTGAGAGGTGCAGACAAACTGAATGGTGTATTGTTTAAGCATTGTTAGCTGGAAAACTAGACATATTGTCTATGACAAACATAGTTACTGTCttgtaaacaaaactttttttgtagATTTGTGAGACAAAATTGCTGCCCAGTACTGCAGTTCAGGACGTAATATGTTAGTACTGCCAATAGACACGAACAAcactatcctagctttcagaactaataCTTATTTCCTCAGGAGTGAGAGAAAGGCAGGATGGTGAAGATTAAAAAGGAAGGGCATGTCACCCAGATCCCAGAATGACAAGGGCCCACTCGCTGTgaggatggaggaggggggggggggggggatttagacATTGTGTTCTTCCCATATCCAGTCATTTGTTAGTAAAACACATTTGGGTATGAGCAATGTTCTCTTGAAAATTTAAGTCTGACTGACTCCTAATAATTGCTGTTAGTTACTGATGAAAACATTTTCTCATAAAGTTTGAAGAAGGTGCTCTTTTTATAGGATTAGTGATCATTTCTAAGATTTTAAACCAGAGTCTTTATGCCAGGAAAGTCTTCAGTCATATCACACCTAAAAAAGGAACAGAAGTATTGCTGTCAACAGATGAGTAGTACATTTGATTCTGGTAATTGAAAAGTGATATTCTGCATTTTAAATAGCGATAAAACTTGGATGTCTACAGTATTTGATCCATATATGAAGAGATGGTTACATACCTGATTTCAACAAAAGTGGCAATACTTCAAGAAGTGCAAGTAAATTCTCAAAAATTTGATTACAACATTAAtttgcatatctacatctacatttacatctacattgatactccgcaagccacccaacggtgtgtggcggagggcactttacgtgcataTCTTGCACAATAATGAATATGTTATATACatcatgtgatcaaaggtatccagatACTTATTAGTGAACATTATTATGGGTTGAGTCCACTGCTGATTACCCTACTGAGCACACATTCAGTGAtgagtctgaatgtctgtggagaaatggcagcccattcttcctcaagagctgaaatcaGAGAGGACAGTGATGTTGGATACTGGGATTTGGAGTGAAGTCAACACTCTTAATTCCTCCCACACACATTCCAGTGTGTCAgttcaggactctgggcaggcctgtacatttcaggaaagttactgtctacaaaccattgcctcatagatgccACTTTAAGACAGTGTGCACTGTCAAGCTGATACAAACATTCATCATTTACAAACTGTATATCTAATGTATacagtacacaatgttgtaaaatgtgttcatatcctcctgcatttagcattttattaagcacaattaaaggatcacttcctACCCATGAAACCtaaccccataccataacaccacctcctctgtatttcactgttggcaccacacatgacAGCAGGTAATGTCCTCCAAGAATTTGCCAAATTCACTCTTCCATCAGACTGACATGTGGTATagaatgattcatcactccaagtcactcatttccagtcacctATTGGCCAGTGGTGTTGCTCCTTACACTACCTCAAACACAATTCCCCACATGCTTTTATGTTGTTtggtccacctctcatgaaatctATTGGCTGATTCAGTATCACtcaggggtgtccagatactttcagtATATAGTGTATCTATTGTATTAATAACCTAAAATTTGCATATAAAATACTTTAAAGAGAGACATCAATATGCATCTTAATAAGAAACATAAAGCTAATAATATGTATGTCTAAAAGAATCTAACAGTAGGTCCTGAAGAGGGCAATAGAGAGAAAATCTGCAAAACTGATACATGCTTATAAAACTCTCTGATAATAAgacttctttgcagatgaaaaacgTGTGCTGTGATCAAACCTGGAACCTTGCCTTTCATGGGAAGTATTCTTACCAACTCAACACTCAGGCATGAATCACTATCTGCCTCAttgctttacttctgacagtatctcacTCCTATCTTCTAAACTTCACAAGGGTTTCTCCTGCATAGATATGCCTAACATAACACAAAACCACTGTAGTTATACATACATTGTAACTGTGACTTCTCAGTCCCATAACAGCATAATCCTTATCTGTATTTATGCGTTTTGTGATATACACACTGTTGAGCCAGAACATTTGGAAGgttggaggtgaggtactggcagaagtaaagctgtgagaacaggttgTAAGTCATACTTGGATACCTCAGATGGTAGGGTACATGACTACAAAAGGCAaacgtctggcacacagtttttatctgccaggaagtttcattatgaccCCTACAAgattgaatgccacctggtggttTTGTGGGCACATGACACATTAAGGAAAGCttgtaagtggagcagagatgaatggggaatcatcCTAATGACAAAATCAGCTGCAGGTGgagaaattcactgacataaacaactttgaccaagagcagatttctATGATCCAGTGCCTGGAAACAAACATATCACAAACAGAAAACCTGATTGGCTGTTTATGTGTAACTATTGACAGCTCACATGAAAAATGGTTGAAGGACTGTGAAAGTGTGAAACAAGGTTTTGGACTTCCAGAAGCAGGAAAGAAGTGCTCTGTCTcatatctgatgacagagtacaatcaTGGTGTAGGCACAAATGTTTATAAGcacacattgctgaacatggagatCTGCAGCAGATGACCCCTCCATGTGCCCATCTAGACCTGATGACCTGGTCAATTATAGCTGCAGTGGACACTAGATTATCATGactggaccatggatcaatggGAATTTGTCATATAATCAGATATATCACATTTCTTGTTATACCAGCTTATTGGTGATGTCCAGCTTTGCCATTGTCCAGCTGAATGGCTGCTGAAACCATGCATCACACTACAGATGCAGGCCAGCGggggcagtgttatgctatggaagACAGTCTGAGCTTCCATGGGACATATGGAAGTAACTGAAGGCATCATGGTGTCTGTAGACTACCAGAATATCATTACAGACCCCCTTATGTCTTCATACTTCATGCCTTCCCCAACAGTGAgacatcttccagtaggataactgttcatatcacaaggccagaatggtgtttcagtggtttgaggaacatgatagtgaactcactttgcTGTCTTGGCCACCAAAGTCACTTGATCTGAACCCAGTGAAACACATCTAGGATGCTACTGGGTGCCCACATTGCACCAACAAACCACCGGTCCATAATTTACGTGAGTAGCCTATGTTTAGACATCTGGTATCATATATCCCCAGAAACACACCAATGACTTGCAGAGTCCACACTACTCAGAACTGCTAGTGTATTTTGTTTCCAAAGGTGGTACAATATGCtcttaagcaagtggtcataattttttggcttatcagtgtacattcATCAAAGAAGATAACACATTTATATGGCATGCTGCAACTGTTGTACATCTTGATGGAATATTATGTAATGTTGCCTcacatttttataatgtgtttaCGGGGCTCCCACTGTCAATATAGAATGTGTACTCAGAAGTTTATGTCAGCATCTATGGCAGTAAATGAATTCTCTACACTGACACTGTTGTGAGGCTGAGAAGAAGATCATATAACACAGATGCAATAAAATAACCCCTGCTGTAGATCTCACTAATTCATATGAATAGATAAACTTTTAGATCTACATGCACATTCTTGCTCTGCTCTGTTGTTATCACAGCTAAGACTTGTAACTTGCTTGATACTGATATTATTGTGATGCAAGGGAGTACAACAATGCTCTTGTCATATACACCAGAAATAAtacaaattttttgtattttaaacaAGTATCAACAATTCACATGCTACAAAAGTGGTGTTATTTTGTTAACAAATATGATACATTTTGCTATACAGTAACTATCAGTCAACATGTATATTTGcggaaatcttaaaaaaaaaaaaaaaaaaaaagggaacagtCATGGTATTAGTCATGTTACTGCACTATATACACAAATTATGGAAAGGTGTTTGTACATAGTAGCACTTCTTTGTACAAATAGTCAGTAAGACATACCAGTATGTGTAAACTGTGTTTTTACACCTTGAGAGCCAAACATGTACTAAATTAACACATTAAAATCCAGTAATAAATTAAATACTGATTGGTAATTCATATTTTATTGTTTAATAAGAAATATCTTTAACTCCAGTCAATTACTGACAGaaaaaaagtcattaaaaaattcaaaatcagttACCAATTTTTGTGATCTAAATTTATTCAAAGATTTTGCAGATTCATTCAGTACCATTCAGTTCTGTCAACAATGAAAATATAATTCCTCTGAATCAcacataaattttacattatcaaatacaaaataatataaataaaatttgtcaGTTAAATTTAAGTAGCACACGGTTATATCAACAGCTTCTTCGTATGAGATGTTTTCATTTTTATGGTCAAAAATTAAACTTActgtgataaaaataaaaatgaaataaatatgtgaAGAAATACATAAGTGAAAAACAAGTAATCAAAATATTCGTATTAGTCATTCGGTTCGATTCGAGAGGAGCCATCTAAAAAACTATCACAGTGCCCACAATAATTGCTCCGCACTCTTCACATTGACAAATATTTCTTCTGACTGTAAAATATTAGTGTCTGTCACACGCCATAAAAAAGTGCTGCAAGATTTGCAGCAACCAGTCGTCACTCATAAGTTTATATTCTCAACTTCATGAGACAGACTCAGGAAAAATTTGGTTTCTCGTATCTGAACATCTCAGATAGATGGCCGTTGACTTGATAAAGTCTGtgtcaaatttttggtttcacttccTGTATCATCTTCAGGTGATGATGGACTTGAGTCAGTGGAAATCACTTTTGATTTATTTGCTTCTTTTGCTTTTTTCTTCTGTTTGGCTTTTTCCCTTCCGGCTCTCCAGAATTCTTCGAATTTCGTGTTTATGTCAAGTTCGGATTTGCTAGCTGCACCTGCAGTTGTCTCAGTAGATGTGTCATCAATGTTCTCTTCATCTACCTCCTGAAACACATGAAACATCAAAATGTTAGTTTGGCCTCAGCTGTCACAAGTACAAATGATATTAAAAGAATTGTGTAATTTAACCCTCAAGTGGGAGCATCTGTGTATGAAGTGGGCCAACCAAATATAGGGTTACCTTGTAGCATTCCATTGGTGTGAGTCTgtacctactccttcattactgtTTCAGCTAATACagtgataagttgtgttgtcatatttccaagtgagcagcagcaatataaaataaacagtgagctaggtgagaaaaaaattTATGATCCGTGCAAGAAAATGCCACAGATTTCAAGCTAACAGCACAATCTCATaatgaggcagttgtctacaaGGTAATTATTAACTGATTAAGCATATGGCTGGGACCTGATGCAACTGTGCCATTTAATGTTCCAATTGGGTCATAACTGTGGGGTAACACTTGTATGGAACAATAgagttattttattattctgtaattAAATAGTGATTCAGCTCATAtaatataagtttattttattgttgtttgcaTAAACTAATTTTGAATTGTGAAGTTGCTCATaaatgtttaccttggtaacataaaggcAGCTGTTGTTTATAGTGCACAAAGTATAACATAAAGACAGGTATTCTTTACAGTGCACAAAGTATACCGCATGCCTGCTCCTGTTACGAAAATCAGCACACCCACTCAAGGGTTAAAACAGTTTGTCTTCATGTTTCTGTTTCAAGCGTTATGTTGCTACCCAGTCTTTTAGCAAAGGTAATAGGATATAGTGAGAAAGCCACCATGAAGTATTGCATCAGCAGCCATAGTGTGGTAACATGTGTTTCAGTATAAACAAGCACGTAAGGGATTGCAAGTTGACGCTAGCCATGCTCAGTTGAAGACTGCTTCCTGCAGCAGTAATAGCTGTAGCAGGCAGGTTGATATCAGCAAACCAGAGCAAGTCTCTTCATGACTGGATGccaggttttagtgaaacaaatgcacTTGTGAGCAATATAAATATGTCTGAATTTTGAGGAAGAAGAATTCTCATCACTGGAGACCACAAGCACCACTATGACACTGGTGTCATGCCATACAATGGGACAACTGAGCATCACCACCAGCAGCCATGGGTTCGAGAGTGGGCTTTACCTGTTGTCACCAGCACTAAGTTCCTCAGGCGACTTGGAGCCACAGTAGCATCAACCTGCCATCTGCACCTGCTAAGCACTGGGTTCCCTCCCCTGGACTTAGTGCCACAGTACCAGCCGCCATCCCTCTCCTGCCAGATAGCAGTAGGTCGAATCCCACAGCAGTCTCCACGCCACCACAGTGAACGTGTGCAGAGCTGAGGAGCCATTCCAGGTGCCATTACCAATGGGGAAGTAGCATGCTGCTGATATCATGACTGTGGCCTACAGAGTCTACTGGCTGCCCAGGGGACTGCCATCAGTAATGGAAGGTGCCTACGCAGCAACCTCTCCCCCAGGCAGAAGCTGCTGCCTGTACATCAGCACTGGCAACAGTCAACACAGTGAGGCATATTTTGCCTTGTTGAGTCATGAAAAAGCACATACAGAGATTGAATAAAGCCTTCTTTAATTTCAGCAGTGTTTCCACTGGACCTTCCAGCCTGTTACCACTCACCTCTCTGAGTGCAACTGTACTCTTCAGAATGGCGCCAGCAGAGTATCTTCAGGCCCATCACCCTGGCATTTGGTGACAGCAGAGGGAGCAACAACATTTACAGTCACCATCCATGCATAAAGAAGATAATTCATCTACTGTAGGGGTGCAGTTTCATTGATATCTGTTGGGGTGAGTGTAGCCTTTTTGTTTTGTATTAGTTTGACTGTAAGGTCTTGGTAAGTCAGTGGGTATTGCAAGGGGTTAAGTTGCACTTGTAAATTCAGTAGGCGACAGGTGAAGTCAGACATTATTTTGAGGATGCATAAGCATAAGTGTCAGTTTTCAGCTGGGTGTTGTGGGCAATATGGATGTCATGAGCAAGAGGTGTGGCTCATTCTCTAGTAGTATAAGCTGTGAATTATGTGTAGTGTTTCATGAGATAAAGCTAAGTTCTCATTGTTTCAATGTGTAGTAGTAATCATGAGCAGCCATTCAGGTTAGATTAGTTGTGTTATAGTAAGGAGTAACATGATAATATTATGATTAAGTGTTCTcataatttgattttgttttgtgcAGAGCAAGGAATATGGCTGAGTATTTAAGCATGTAAAGTAGTGAGAAGTTAGTATAGAGGTATGTTTAAGTGTTTTTTTCTCACTTGTGATTGTGTGATTGATAAGAGGTAAACATGTCATGGTCAGTACCACAGCAAGCCGGGCTTTTGATACAACAAGGGGCCACCACAGACAAAGTATAGATAATACTAAGAGGAGAAGTAGATAAGTTGCTAGTTGAGAAGTTAGAGTGGTATACAGATTAGAAGCATTGATGCCTAGATGAAGGAAACAGATTTTTCAAATCTCCAGAATATAGGGGGAAGTTGCAGAGAGAGCACAAAGAATGGTTGCTCAAAATGGCCAGGAGATGGGGAATATGTGGATTATACAAAGGATGGAAAGGAAGAGAGAAGAGGGAGAAGGAGGCAGTTAAAAGAGAGAGGAGCAGGCTTGGGCATATTTTACCTCTTCCTGCATAACTGCCAACTACCGTTAATATAACTGAGTCTGGTGGTCCGGGGAAGATTGAATTGACTGCATATGGTATCATAATGCACGTTCCTAAGAATTTATGTGAGGTACAAGGTAATGACATTGTTGAAATTAAGATAAGTAGTATAGAAGTACCAGTTTTGATATCCAGTGGAACTGTGGAGTCTGAAGTAACAGAAACGAGTGTGGACTGTACCAAAATGATTAAGTGTGGAGATGGTGACTTGGGAGATTTAAGTGCAGTAATATCTGCCCCACTGAGTAAAAACAAGAGATGTGTTGATGCCAGGGAGCCTCAGTCAAACACACAGGGAAATGCATTGGCCAGTGATTTTTGCATTGTGCAGCGAGGAACTTCAGATGATGTTCTTGTTTTAGATCTGCAGGAAATGCGCAAGAAGTTGTTGatagttgtgttgcagatgttgtgGCAGAAACAGTACAGGTACATATATTTCCTCAGAAGCAGGGCATaaagaggaaaaggaaaaggaGACGAGTTCATGGAGTGGATGATCAAGTTAAAAGGGCCGAATCTGTTGAAAAGTGCCTGCCAGAAGTTCAAGATATATCATGAACACTAGTGCTGAGTCACAGCCTTGCAGGACACGCAGCTGATGTGCACAGTGTGCAGTTCAGAGCACAGTCAAAGTCTGATGTATGAGGTGAGTATGAAGTGGGGGAAGGGTGCAACAGGAGCCTGATAGTAACCATACTGACTGAACATCATGCCAATGTTAACTTTCTGTGACAGAAAGCTGTTGCCAGTTTAGAGCTGTCATGAGGGGTGTTTACTGTAGAAGACAAACAACTTAAACCATGTAGAAAAGCACAAAGGTGTAAGTCACATGGTGTAGTGCTACTAGGCACCAGGA
The nucleotide sequence above comes from Schistocerca piceifrons isolate TAMUIC-IGC-003096 chromosome 7, iqSchPice1.1, whole genome shotgun sequence. Encoded proteins:
- the LOC124805292 gene encoding uncharacterized protein LOC124805292, which translates into the protein MDAVYPEPLSRLQHRRAVRKPVHRGPGACSLRYRTQPVTFAEIKEVDEENIDDTSTETTAGAASKSELDINTKFEEFWRAGREKAKQKKKAKEANKSKVISTDSSPSSPEDDTGSETKNLTQTLSSQRPSI